In Myxocyprinus asiaticus isolate MX2 ecotype Aquarium Trade chromosome 27, UBuf_Myxa_2, whole genome shotgun sequence, the DNA window TCAGACGAAATTTTAGGGGAATAAAATATGGTGgctacatcaataacatcaaacctctttGGTTTCTTGATCAAATTTGCAGCATAACGTTATGTTTGACGTGATaggaaccaatgaggtttgatgttattgatgtggcCGCCATATTTTTAGATGCCTAACTTTATTGTTATAATTTTAGAATGAGCAACAACTCATCATATCAGTTCATTAGACTGGGGAATGTTTATGAGTTTCTTTATGAGTGTGTAGCGCTTTATAATACATTTTCTGTATATTGTTATGATTTGCTTTAATTAGGTTAATTAGGCTAATTAGTCATAATCCAAGtaaatttgtcataatttaacTCATAAAACATAACAGAACACAAAGCTGAGTTCTGAGCAGCTCCATGTCTGGCCGAGTAGGTGATGTTCACTTCATTGTATTTAGGTGATCACAGGTTGTAATcctgaggtaaaaaaaaacaaaaaaaaacgaaagaatttaactcattatattcttgttttgaagtaaaaagaaacatcaggaaataaaaaaaatgatatgggtaaaaattatttaatttttaaaaatataaaatatgttttagggTATGTATTTTCTATATTTGATCCAAAACAGGCATATACaacataaatttatttttttgtttgttttttgagtgaGTTAATAATGCATACATCAGTGGGCTAATTAGCATATGTAATTTTTCTAAACTCATCAAACTGAAAATAAATCTTCTCACATTAAGTAAATCTAGAGTCGTTTGACAACAGAGTGCAGCCCATGTCACACATCTGTGGTTGGGTGGTCTGTGGTTGACTGTGAACAGTGACAGGTGCTGGTGATGCAACAGTTCTGGAGAGCTGAGGTGGGGATGTGTTGCGTGTACCCTCAGTCTGTGCTGGAGCTGGTGAAGTTGCTGTTTGCCGGCTCGTGTCTCTGCCTCCACCCATTCAGGTTTGGACTGTGATCGCCGCGTAGGGTGAAGTTGCACTTGGTCACACGTTAAGGACTCCAGATGACACGTAAAGCTCTGTGGTTGGCGTCACATCCATGCTGTTGGCAAAGGTCATGTGGAAAAAGCCATCGGCGCTAACACAGTAAGTGTTCTGAGTGTCTCCTGTGAAAAAAATACGGTTAAACTGTGACTGCTGTGGCTGCAGAGCTCTGTGTTGACTTCctgtaaacagtaaaaaaaaatgtacagtgcaaatctCAAAAGAAACTGAGgcatatgccaaaaaaaaaacatttcctgtgCTCTCTTGTTTTGGCAGGTCGAGCTCTTCACACCTTTGCAGAATCTTCCCACAGGATGATACTATTTTCCCCTCCTCATTCTCTAACTGGGGGCCCACAGGGTGCCACAAAGGGGTGGTCCAGAAAAATTattcaaagaaaacaaaagtaaagaaaaaatgttaacataatttgATATTATTATGGTTTAATTCTAAAAGatcattaaattaatcaaaattattttattcttttgacaGCCTTAGTAAGgaataaaaacacacataaaaaaatctgcatatattttcatttattatgaaaaaatatatacttttgttTGTTAGAAATAAGGGTTGTAATTCACTTTTCTCTGTAATGTTACTTTGAAACAGTATTGTGAAAGCACTcgacaaatacatttgaattgtttCACTTTAGGTTTATTCATCTTACTCTAACAGAAGAAATATACactgtcaaataaataaaaagtaaatattttccagataaagttataataatttattttagctttagtacaataacaatacaaaaagagataatttaattttaaaaactaaaagTCTTCATAGTATCATGTttgctatttttctcacacaaggGTTCATCATATTTTGGGGTCCTTGGCGTCAAAATGTAAAAACTCCTACTTCAACTGGTAGAGTGTGGTGCTAATGCCAAGGTGATGGGTTTAATTATTTAAGAACACACTGATGAATACTTAGGGAATATACATACTGATAACTGTCTAGTTTGACTGAGCTTGGATATGCACAAGTAACCTAGGATAACCCATCTACCTAATGCATacacataaatgtaaataaaagacaaatacattttataaatatataaacatggtACCAACTTTAACTTGTCCTAGATGAAACACTTCTGTTAATGATATAAATTTATTGAAGAGAATAAGCATTAATCAATAATCATAACATTAATTATATGCAATAATTTACCTTTCGAAGGTATGTGATTTAATATTTATAGCAATGGGGGGAAAAAGATATAGCCATGAGACATACCCTGATGAAATGTGAAAATGACATTTGTAGAAGAATAGTTGATGGCTGTGGCACAGTTCTCAGTGTTTGAACCGTTGACTTCCATGGTGATGAATGTCCTTGTTGCcctggaaatgtcctggttactttcgtaacctcaaaaatcaaatcaaatcaaatcacatttgttgtcacacagccatatacacaagtgcaatggtgtgtgaaattcttgggtgcagttccgatcaacatagcagtcgtgacagtgatgagacatataccaatttacaataacatcaaattaacacaacacaatttaaacatctgttatacataattacactcaacttaaaacatcacattaacacaacacaatttaagcatctgttatacacataattacactcaacttaaaacatcaaattaacacaacacaatttaaacatctgttatacataattacacaacttaaaacatcaaattaacacaacacaatttaaacatctgttatacacataattacactcaacaatatacaaataataacacactgtacagtatacaatatgctgtttttgtttttttgtttttttttactatatagatactatatagatacacattattcaataaaaattaaaaattaaaatatatataaaaagagtatatatatatatatatatatagaatgtacagtattgtactgtattgacattcaggctgtcggttgatagtcagttgttaagagagacataatataataacagtaatataatttatgacagtccggtgtgagataaaagagtaataaagtgcagggctgatgtattttgatcgtgggagatcaagagttcagaagtctgattgcttgggggaagaagctgtcatggagtcggctggtgcgggtcctgatgcgataccgcctacctgatggtagcagtgagaacagcccatggctcgggtggctggagtctctgatgatcctccgagcttttttcacacaccgccttgtatatatttcctggaggaagggaagctcacctccgatgatgtgtttggcagttcgcaccaccctttgcagtgctttgcggttgtgggcggtgctattgccgtaccaggcggagatacagccagtcaggatgctctccacagtgcaggtgtagaaccgtgtgaggatgtggcggttcattccaaacttcctcagccgtctcaggaagaagaggcgctgatgagccttctttacaacgacttcagtgtggacggaccatgtgagttcctcagtgatgtggacacccaggaacttgaagctgctgactctctccactggtgctccattgatggtgattggactgtgttctctgtcttttcttctgaagtccaccacaagctcctttgtcttactgacgttgagggagaggttgtgctcctgacaccagtgtgtcagagtgtgcacctcctctctgtaggctgtttcatcattgtcagtgatcagacctaccaccgtcatgtcatcagcaaacttaatgatggcattggagttatgtgttgccacacagtcatgtgtgtacagggaatacagtagtgggctgagaacacagccctgtggggctccagtgttgagggtcagtgatgaggagatgttgctgcctattctaaccacctggcgtctgcttgacaggaagtccaggatccagctgcacagcgagctgtttaagcccagagcccggagtttctcatctagcttggagggcactatggtgttgaatgctgagctgtagtctacaaacaactttCTCActtaagtgttctttttttccaggtgggagagagcagtgtgtattgtagatgcaatggcatcatcagtggagcggttgttgcggtatgcaaactgcagcgggtcaagattgagtggtaatacagagcagatgtaatctctgattaatctctcaaaacatttgctgatgatgggggtcagagcaacaggacgccagtcatttaaacacgttatttttgattgttttggaacaggcacaatggtggatgttttaaagcatgtggggactacagacaaagagagggaaaggttgaaaatgtccgtaaaaacaccagccagctggttcgcgcacgctctgatgacgcggcccggaatgccgtctggacccgcggctttgcggatattcacccgtcggaaggatcgggttacatccgctacagagacggagagtgaactaacctctgtagcttcagccgcgagagctctctccgcgagggcggtgttatttccctcgaaacgagcataaaaagtatttagctcatccggtagagaggcagcggtgttcatggtggagtttttattccctttaaagtccgtgatgatgttaattccctgccacatgcttctagagttggtggtgttaaactgtccttcaatcttgctcctgtactggcgttttgctgttttgatagtttttcggagggcataactggcttgtttatgctcctccgcgttcccggaattaaaagcggaggtccgcacattaagggccacgcgaacatcactattgatccacggcttctgattcggatagattcgcacagttctggtcggaatcacttcctctacacacgttctgatgaaacacattacgctatcagcgtaaagctcgatgtcgtcatcagaggcggaccggaacatctcccagtccgtgcgatcaaaacagtcttgtagcgtagagtctgattggtccgaccagcactggatcgttctgagggtgggtgcttcctgtttcaatttctgcctgtaagcgggcagaagcagaatggaagagtggtccgatttgccaaatggtgggcgggggagggatttgtagccatcccggaacggagagtagcaatgatccaaaacccggtcccctcgtgtgttgaaactaatgtgctggtgatattttggtgcgactgattttaaactggctttattaaagtccccggtcacaatgaacacggcctcagggtgcgcggtttcctgctcacttatactcccatacagttccttgagtgcccggtctgtgtcggcttgtggtgggatgtacacagcagtgataatgaccgctgtgaattccctcggtagccagaatggtcgacacagaagcataagaaattccagatcaggagaacagaaagacttgatggaatgtacgttcctctgatcacaccaggatttgttgatcataaaacatacaccacctcctctagttttacctgagaggtctttcgctctgtccgctcggagcatggagaaccccgcgggttcaatggctgagtctggaatctccgcagacatccaagtttccgtaaggcagataatgcagcagtccctcgtctctcgttggaaagagatccgcgctttcagctcgcagagcttgttatccagagactgaacatttgccagtagaatagtgggtagcgggggtcgatttgcgcggcgtcttactctgatgagaacgccggctctgtttccccttttcctcctgcgtttccgcggctgtgctgcccagacaaagggctccgcttgcgtgtttgtaaacagcgggtcggcattgaggaatgtgaagtccggttttcggtgtgagatcgctgaaccaatgtccaaaagtgtttgtctgtcgtagacaataaggcagacaacatccaagacaaaaaaacataagaattgtaaacaaaacaaacaaaccattgctatgttgtgtcggagctcacaacgcagcagccatactcggcgccatcttgagtccaatactctgttccctgatggagggaacgagacgttgtgtcgatgtagtgacactaggggtcgaccTTGCGAGCCCTGaatacctctgatctttgaaaaaaggccaatgggaattggtgagtggagtttgcatgccactcccccggacatacaggtataaaaggagctggctcgcaaccactaattcaggttttgtgctgaggagccgagacaaggtcccggccatttcagcgggtagttaagtgttgtggcaagagggacacaacatcttgttccctccatcagggaacagaggttacgaaagtaaccaggacattccctatctgtcactcactcgacgttgtgtcgatgtccctatacaaaacgccacaatgaCTGAACTGTGTacatggactggcagtgcgagacgggcagaccactgtgtgcctcgtagccagagcACCAGGCTGTCAAGTTACCTCCCCCGACACTCCTTCGAGCGTCGAACAGTCCCCTGTACTTCGGggataagtcgactgcccaaaaaatggggacagactagcccagctgtggcctcttctcctcttttttctccccaaaaagagtggaaatcatttaccgactgggggccataagtgtccgtgtaggggggtgtcactcccaagggtaagacaccgcggagaccacactctgcccggaggtggggggggggtatttgagtggaaatacatctcatggtcttaccgagttttgtcagaagtatgtcatgtggggaagtcccgtggtaggtcctacccaagggggaaggagctctacagacacggtgaccaggggcagaggaacctctgcccaaggaagtttaccaacagggaaaccattttgcggaagatacatcacacggggttacctacggggaaccagtgcatgtggagcaccaatcctagtacagggcctagttagcacatgtactaggccggcagcgagtttctccacaaacccgcctgccacagggctaaggaggaatgtcatccagggtCCATAACTTTGTGGACAGGAATGGGAGTCAAAGCGCACGTCTTTACCTGGGGGAGGgtaaaggcgctatgcacaagcggtacactggccagctgtcccggaacttacctgttcgtacatGAAAACACACGGGGCAAAaccagctcaacctggagattatagaatctcgcaaaggtgttgggtgttgcccagctctgcagatgtctgctaaagaggcaccactggtcagagcccaggaggccgacacactcctagtagagtgggctcatagccccaaggggggtggcacgtccagtgggcgatcctctgtttggagacagtgctcccttttcgctgtccaccaaagcagacaaagagatgcACAGAGCGTCTagagctctgcatgtgatcccaatagatgcgcaaagcatgcatcggacacagcaacgataaggctgggtctcCCCCTAAAcggggtcttgggaaccttgagcacatagGGGTCTCAGGATAATATGAGAGcaacccggaccaaactctaggcatgtttcgctgacagagaatgcctgcaggtcccctaccttcttgatggaggtgagcactgtcaggagggcagtcttcaaagagagaatgccttaagctcagctgactctaggggctcaaatggagctccccgtaggccccgaaggaccacggagaggtcctaCGAGGGGATGAGACGCAATCTGGGGGGATTTAACCTcatagcgcctcttaggaacctgacgatcaattcgtgcttccccaaatacttaccgtctactgcatcgtgatgtgccaatatacatttacatttacatttacatttacatttattcatttgacagatgcttttaccaaagcgacttacaaaagaggaaaacataagcgaatcatcttaaggagacagtggtacgaaaagtgctgtattacaaagtttcactagcatcagaataaagtgcaacaggattttttttgttttttaatgactggttaagtgctcatggaaaagatgtgtttttagtcattttttgaagacagagagtgagtcagcttcacggatggagttgggaaggtcgttccaccaacgtggtatgatgaagccgtaAGTCCGGGAAAGTGCTTTGGTGCCTCTttatgttggtacaacaaggcgacgttccttagctgaccgcaggcttctagtgggcgcgtagctctgcataaatgattttaggtatgctggagcagacccagtgactgttctgtatgccagcatcagagccttgaatttgatacacgcatcaaccggcagccagtggagagagacaaggagtggtgtaacatgtgctctctttggttcattaaagaccagatgtgctgctgcattctggatcatttgcaggggtctaattgcacatgcagggaggcctgcaatgagagcgttacagtagtccagtctagttacgACAAGTGACTAGACAAGCAGTTgtatggcatgttcagagaggaagggtcttatcttcctgatattgtagagtgtaaatctacatgatcctgcagtctttgagatgtggtctgtgaaatttagtctttTATCGATGGTTactcctagatttctgactgatttggaaggcgttactgtagttgcacccagctgcacggtgatgttgtgttcaacagcagggttggctggaaagacatggagttcagtcttggctgggttgagttgcaggtggtgctccttcatccaggccgagatgtctaccaggcaggcagaaatagatatagcagctacatacaccttcaagctGCTTTTCAAATGAGCTGCTCAgcccctcctgcaggaaggaaagcactgatccaactgcgcatctcttgggggtcttcgcgtcaggaagaacaccacttagagaacagatgtcacttcaaggcatacaggcgcctcgtagagggagccctggcctgagtgatcgtgtctaccacttccagtggtaggccacttaggtcttccgtgtcccgtccaagggccagatgtggagattccagaggtctggtcgcgggtgccagatggtgcctgagaaagaaggtccttcctcggggGGGCGCTGTCACAAGGAgaatgaggtctgagaaccaggtctgggtaggccagtagggtgctactaggatgacctgctccttgtcctctctgaacttgcacaatgtctgtgcaagtaggctcactggggggaacgtaTACTTGCGTAGTCCCAGGGGCCAGC includes these proteins:
- the LOC127418180 gene encoding uncharacterized protein LOC127418180, translated to MTVVGLITDNDETAYREEVHTLTHWCQEHNLSLNVSKTKELVVDFRRKDREHSPITINGAPVERVSSFKFLGVHITEELTWSVHTEVVVKKAHQRLFFLRRLRKFGMNRHILTRFYTCTVESILTGCISAWYGNSTAHNRKALQRVVRTAKHIIGGELPSLQEIYTRRCVKKARRIIRDSSHPSHGLFSLLPSGRRYRSIRTRTSRLHDSFFPQAIRLLNS